The proteins below are encoded in one region of bacterium:
- a CDS encoding ACT domain-containing protein encodes MRHYLVLSGLGPDKPGIARELSAAAFETGLSLEDSRMAVLGGEFAILVLLAGDKHGLESFSRRIEELEAATGLSLNLKPTLARPEQRVEAGAPVRISVVGMDRTGIVFRVTNLLIRHGINIDSLETAARHAPVTGSPMFHLELTAAVPEDVSLRGLREELASLCDEMNLDYTLEALS; translated from the coding sequence ATGAGACATTACCTCGTACTTTCCGGCCTCGGGCCGGACAAACCCGGGATCGCCCGCGAGCTGAGCGCCGCCGCGTTCGAGACCGGGCTGAGCCTGGAGGACAGCCGCATGGCCGTGCTGGGCGGCGAGTTCGCGATCCTGGTGCTGCTGGCCGGAGACAAACACGGTCTGGAGAGTTTTTCCAGGCGGATCGAGGAACTGGAGGCTGCCACCGGCCTCAGCCTGAACCTCAAGCCCACCCTGGCCCGTCCCGAGCAGCGCGTGGAGGCCGGCGCCCCGGTCCGGATCAGCGTGGTGGGGATGGACCGCACCGGGATCGTGTTCCGGGTGACCAACCTGCTGATCCGCCACGGGATCAATATCGACAGCCTGGAGACCGCGGCCCGTCATGCCCCGGTCACCGGCAGCCCGATGTTCCACCTGGAGCTGACCGCCGCCGTGCCCGAGGATGTTTCGCTGCGCGGCCTGCGCGAGGAGCTGGCCTCCCTGTGCGATGAGATGAACCTGGACTACACCCTGGAAGCCCTGAGCTGA
- a CDS encoding M48 family metallopeptidase, whose product MARVLLIAALLAPFVAWDAAVYLMRARGDRSPLRLEEVLRHFTEKDIDTGRELVQRRNVLFPVYRVLFYALYCALLFAGLGARLEASLLPWAGGRWWLALPLFVLAVLVIRTLIFSPVAAYSEFVIQRQAGLSTITVGTWLLDLVKSLLLNTLILSLVGLPVLWLVRTLPTLWPLPAAAVILAISAFGIWISPWLIDPLFNKFTPLADSALAGQIQSLAAHAGVPVKNVYVMDASRRSTYLNAYFTGLGNSRRVVLYDTLVKECSGREVLSVVAHELGHWKANHILKGFLLETVGVVLGLWLFWWLLGSGAARAFFGLPERTSLVLLVLLPFLLNLSGTLTAPLVSAVSRRFERQADLISLVLTGDSEAFITVEQQLVRHAKADLLSPRLLQEVYGSHPLPEERIRMAESYAAGGAGAPAPSR is encoded by the coding sequence ATGGCCAGAGTGTTGCTGATCGCGGCCCTGCTCGCACCTTTCGTGGCCTGGGACGCCGCCGTGTACCTAATGCGCGCCCGTGGAGACCGCAGCCCGTTACGGCTGGAGGAAGTGCTGCGGCATTTCACCGAGAAGGATATCGACACCGGGCGCGAGCTGGTGCAGCGCCGCAATGTGCTGTTCCCGGTATACCGTGTCCTGTTCTACGCCCTCTACTGCGCACTGCTGTTCGCCGGGCTGGGCGCGCGCCTGGAAGCATCGCTCCTGCCGTGGGCCGGCGGCCGCTGGTGGCTGGCCCTGCCGCTGTTCGTCCTGGCCGTGCTCGTGATCCGCACCCTGATTTTCTCCCCGGTGGCGGCCTACAGCGAGTTCGTGATCCAGCGCCAAGCCGGGCTTTCCACTATCACAGTTGGCACCTGGCTGCTTGACCTGGTCAAATCCCTGCTGCTCAACACGCTTATCCTCAGCCTGGTCGGCCTGCCGGTGCTGTGGCTTGTCCGCACCCTGCCCACGCTCTGGCCGCTGCCGGCCGCGGCGGTGATTCTGGCAATATCGGCGTTCGGCATCTGGATCAGCCCCTGGCTGATCGACCCGCTGTTCAACAAGTTCACTCCGCTGGCGGACAGCGCCCTGGCCGGGCAGATACAGTCCCTGGCGGCGCACGCCGGGGTGCCGGTGAAAAACGTGTACGTAATGGACGCCAGCCGCCGCAGCACCTACCTGAACGCATATTTCACCGGCCTGGGCAACAGCCGTCGCGTGGTGCTCTACGACACCCTGGTGAAAGAATGCAGCGGCCGCGAGGTGCTCTCCGTGGTGGCGCACGAGCTGGGCCACTGGAAAGCGAACCACATCCTGAAAGGTTTCCTGCTTGAGACCGTGGGTGTGGTGCTGGGGCTGTGGCTTTTCTGGTGGCTGCTTGGCAGCGGCGCGGCGCGCGCCTTTTTCGGGCTGCCGGAGCGGACCAGCCTGGTGCTCCTGGTGCTGCTGCCGTTCCTGCTCAACCTGTCGGGCACTCTGACCGCGCCGCTGGTGAGCGCGGTCTCGCGCCGTTTCGAGCGCCAGGCCGACCTGATCTCACTGGTGCTGACCGGCGACAGCGAGGCGTTCATCACTGTGGAGCAGCAGCTCGTCCGCCACGCCAAGGCCGACCTGCTCTCGCCCCGGCTGCTGCAAGAGGTCTACGGCAGCCACCCCTTGCCGGAGGAACGTATCCGCATGGCCGAAAGCTACGCCGCGGGCGGCGCCGGCGCTCCGGCTCCCTCCCGCTGA
- a CDS encoding C-terminal binding protein — protein sequence MSRFKVVISDCDHGTVEVERKVFEQAGFEWELLDCKTEDEVIARCAGADGILSQYAPIKAKAVEKLDSLKVLSRYGVGVDNLDLEAATRKGVAVCNVPDYCQDDVSTHAMALLLDLVRKVTLLANDVTAGGWDFRLAGPVPRTAGKTLGLLGFGAIARMTARKALAFNMRVLAYDPFVKTTDMEVKLVDLGTLLAESDFLSLHAPATKDTEKIINAANLAKMKDGALIVNTSRGKLVNEADLAAALKSGKIAAAGLDVLTCEPPEKGNPLVGLKNVVLTPHISFFSNESFDELKEKAARNMVEVLSGQRARYCLNREVLGGV from the coding sequence ATGTCCCGATTCAAGGTTGTCATATCCGACTGCGACCACGGCACGGTCGAGGTCGAGCGCAAGGTGTTCGAGCAGGCCGGCTTCGAGTGGGAGCTTTTAGACTGCAAGACCGAGGACGAGGTGATCGCCAGGTGCGCCGGGGCGGACGGCATCCTCAGCCAGTACGCGCCGATCAAGGCCAAGGCCGTGGAAAAGCTGGACAGCCTCAAGGTGCTCTCGCGCTACGGAGTCGGGGTGGACAACCTGGACCTCGAGGCGGCCACGCGCAAGGGTGTGGCGGTCTGCAACGTTCCCGATTACTGCCAGGACGATGTCTCGACCCACGCCATGGCCCTGTTGCTCGACCTAGTGCGCAAGGTCACCCTGCTGGCGAACGATGTCACGGCCGGGGGCTGGGATTTCCGCCTGGCCGGGCCGGTGCCCCGCACCGCTGGCAAGACCCTCGGCCTGCTGGGTTTCGGCGCCATCGCCCGCATGACCGCGCGCAAGGCCCTGGCTTTCAACATGCGCGTGCTGGCTTATGACCCCTTTGTCAAAACTACCGACATGGAGGTCAAGCTGGTCGACCTCGGCACCCTGCTGGCCGAGAGCGATTTCCTCAGCCTGCACGCCCCGGCCACAAAGGACACCGAGAAGATCATCAACGCCGCCAACCTGGCCAAGATGAAGGACGGCGCCCTGATCGTGAACACCAGCCGCGGCAAGCTGGTGAACGAGGCCGACCTGGCCGCGGCTTTGAAAAGCGGCAAGATCGCCGCGGCGGGCCTGGATGTGCTCACCTGCGAGCCGCCCGAGAAAGGCAACCCGCTCGTGGGCCTCAAAAACGTGGTCCTCACCCCGCACATCTCGTTCTTCTCCAACGAGTCTTTCGACGAGCTGAAAGAGAAAGCCGCGCGCAACATGGTCGAGGTTCTGAGCGGCCAGCGCGCGCGCTACTGCCTGAACCGCGAGGTGCTGGGCGGGGTCTGA